attaaaaaaaaaaagttttattttattttcccttttcaAAACgtctttaattaaattttttaaaattattttagtttaatgtgtctaataaaaactttaaacaaactttataaaatttgtaaactttataaaaataaaaaaaaaaattaaaaaagtttttaataaaaaatttaaacaaactttataaaaatacatttaaaattttttatttcattaaaaagtttgataaaattaaaaagcttacaaatattttaaactttttataaaaaataaaattttgtaaactgttttttattaggtcgatttaacgtttttattaaaaaattgtaaattatttttatttttattaagttttaaaatttttatttttattaaaaaaatatagattttttatttttattttctcttttaaatgtttttaattttattttttaaattctattagtttaatgtgtttaattagattaatcaatgGTTAATTTtggaattatgaaaaaaattataccaaagaaacaattaaatgattgttttatattataaagacaatcatgctgaatttttgtttcgttttgacaatttttcaaaaaagaaaaaaaacttataactCCGTTCACCATGTTATGAGTAGCCTCTGGTATGTATTTATGTTTGTACAAGCTGTGtcattgataaatatattgaatGTCAATCAAGCTGTAGTtgacaaacaaaatatcaaGTTCTGATTCTCATACATTGTTAGAGACTGATGACTCTAATAATATATCAtctgttcttcttttttttgttgatttgtgaAATTTATCGAAGAGATGTTCATAAGTAAATTTATTGATTCCCAccgaaaaaagaaaagaaacctaACTGTTCAAAGTTCATCAGCAACACAACCACGACTGTTAAAACATGTACCTAATAgtaatataagtttttttcatttttattcgaTAAGTATttggtttacatttttttttttttttttgacaacgtATTTGGTTTACATATGTCTAATTTGCTTgacctttcttatttaaaataaatgtaccATTTGAAAACAAGTCTTCACCCGATCTTCGTCAGCAATTACATACGCGTCTTTcctaaatttgtattttctgtGGAATTTTGCGACAGTTTGTTTCTTCACACTTTTTTTGCTTGGCCTCTATTTAAAGCTTATTGATGTTCATTCGTTTCCTAGCGCTATTGCTCAAGTCTTAATTTTGTCTAGTTTCCGAAACTCTAAAGCTTGGCTACGTTATAACATATGCTTTAGAAGTATCTTAACAGGAATCTTTTATTAAttgtattaatatttaattatttttaagctAAAACCCATTTGAAAAACTTTCATACGAGAGCTTCATTCtccaaacaaatattaatatataactgATGAAAATCTCGCTTTGAAATAGTTTTAATGTGGATGATTCTAGAGCAGTCTCTTTAAACGAAGTTTGTTGGAAGGTTATATTACATGGTAATGGTATGATGGTAAACATGGTTTTCTTTACAATTCTCACACCAGCTACTGCGCGAAGGATCGTTACATTCCCACATGTATACATCACAattgtcattttataaatattcacgtatacataatttttttgttttacgaTATTTATTCATAATCAAATTTTGAGAATATTCCAAGTAAACGTATACttagacaaaataaaatagtttttatttttttataaagaattCCAAAATAAAGTTGTCTGCTAAAGATGTGTATAATCAACGTTTTAAGcactttaattaaataaatcaatataGAAGCCATGATAAATCAATGGGGAAGCACacatgtttttttctaatttatttgcATGGTCAAAATAGTCTGCTTTCTGGCCTTGTTCAAAACTATTTACACAAGCGAAAACATAAACAGAAAACATATAGAAACACCGATTTCTTTATTAATTTCAGAAGAATTTGATATCAGAAACCTAAGGAATGAGGACAAAGTTAATAAAGATTTCCAAACATATGTTTTGGCAAAAATAAACAAACTCACCTCTCCAATACAACACCAAACATTTGTTGATTTGTTCTATGACAGCCTATAAAAAGttgtaaaaaaatacaatatcaattttatagaattttcaaGAGTAGAAGGCTAGAAGAGAAAATATGATGAACCACAGCGACATACTATTGGGCAGTGAGTACTactatttcagtttggttttcttatatatcgTCTTAGGCCCATTTTTATCTTAATACTTGCCTACTTGGAGTCGAAATTCTGAGACAAGGTGGCCTAAGCCACTTGCGCAAAGATGCTGGTGTCGAAATCCATGTACATTCATCTTGTTTAGGTGATGGGTCAAACAATAGGACTTTATCATGGTTTCTTAGTAATGAAGAAGAAATGTATATGCTatgtaaacatataatatatcgTTTATTAATTAGATGAGTTAATCACGTTAGAAGCTTACGTTAAcaatggaaataaaaatattttaaatttacattggccatattatatatgatatcaTTACTAATCAAGTATTAGGAAAATAATGATTATTATGGTTGGTTGGATATCCGAATATATTTCATCAAATCTTCACACCCACTTCGATAATATATCTTTGTCTATATATAAAGTACTTTACATATAAAGAATTTTGCAATTATTAGCTAAATAAACACTTGGATGGGTTCATACAATGTGAATGACTCACATCCAATCAGAAAATACGAAGAAAGTAAACGTTTCTCTATTATAAGCAAAGATAATGACAAATGTCCACATTATAGACATCAATGATTAGACTGGACCTCATATTTACACACAAACCCACTCAGCCACAAACAcaaagagaagacgaagaagaagaagactatggAGACTCCACCGTCGTCAACACCACTCCGCCGTAGAAACTCCATATCCACGATAACGCCTGCGATCACCTCCGATATTCCTTTCGCGATCGAATCATCGTCCACTACGCCGACGTCGTTTCATTTCGAGCTCATCTCGCTGAAACCACCCTCTTACACATCTCTCAGAGATATCATCTCATCTCCGAGTAACTCCTCCGTCAACTTACCGTCAGTTAACGGTAGCAGCTCTCCGGTCTTATCCACCGTTGGAGATATCTCGATACGCAACCCCTTAGTGAAGCAAGCCGCTTGGTCTTATCTCCAGCCAACGGCGTTAGCTTCATCGGAAGACTCGCCTGGGTGGTCTCGGTTCCTCCGAGGCGTGTGGCTCCACTTCTCCGCCGGAATACAGTTCTTGAAACGTATGTTTGACTGGATTCTCCAGTCAATCTGTATTCATCCTCAGATTGTTAAGTAGCTTGGCCCACACGTTTGATTTGGGTTTCAGAAGTTGAACACAAGTGTTTGTATACAATAAAGCGTTATGAGAATCAAAATCATATTCAAGAAAAGAGTTTTGATTTCAGAATTCCTCATAATCTTTTCTTACATAAAGTCTCTAATAAAATGAAGGGAAAAGGAAAATGGGCCGATAAGTAGAGTTTGGCCCAGCGGCCCAATTGGATAAAGCTTTGAAGTATGAAATTGATGTTAGGTTGGGGTAGACTTAAATtcaattcttgtttttttttcttttaaaaaaaaaaaaaactcattcaATTCTTGTTCAAAACTTGGAACATTTGTTTAACATGGTATGCATGTTTTGTATGAACTTGAACACATGTTGGTAATACGAAAATTAgaaaacttatatatttatcataagGTTACTACAGTTTATAATTTTGGTTATTTCTCTGCCACATGCGAATAATTTTATtctacaatttatatatttaatataataatattcatCATTTTCTTCGTTTTATCAATGATGGTAATGCAAGAAATTAAGAACAATTCAAGTCTAGTGTTCTGTCAGTATTGCTCCTAATGTAAATTGATACGAAAGTCagtaagaagaaaatatagaaaaaaacaaagaaaaatattgaagtTTAAATGTGTACTGCACTCAAAATAAGAATAgcataattatatttcaacCACTAAAGTATTAACGCATTTATAGaagcaataaataaataatgaagtagaaaaaaacaaaacattgaaATATAACTATGctgttacaaaaatataactatGTCATATCCTCTTTATAGCTTGGTCAAATTTCTTAAGGGTGAAGTTTGTTTCTGTGTGGTATTAGTGGCAAAGACGTTAAGGCATCTTAAAGAACAATACATGAAAGCTAGCGCTTAGGCAGCGGGAAACATCCAGAAAACTCAATTACAGTTATAAAACGTACGTTTCTCCATGCTTCACCAGTAAATGTGATCGCAAACGCTAATGAATAATATGTTTAATTTGTCGATAATTATGACGACACCTAATTTTTCTTAGATATAAATATAACGCTCTGACTAGTCACAATATACGAACCCCGTGGACGGCGAATTGTGTGGGATTAGCACTTTCGGACGTGAACTGGCCACGTCGGGATACTTAtctaaataatacatttttaactAGGTAGGCTAGAATATGCATTGATATTATATCTTATGAATCAGAGAGCCTATAACTAATAAAGGTAATTGGCCATATATTCAAGAGGGATGGATTTTGCATGCTTTCTATTTGTAGACGTGCAATTGCATGCGAGAATAAGAACGTTTTTAATAGTTTTGCGGTGTATTTGTTGGCTGAATACCTCTTAGGACGGTCCTCAAATTTCTTTGATGGGCCTCTTATTTGCGAAGGGGTCCACATCAAATATAGTATTCCACTCTGTCTATCTCCTTCCAAACGCCAATCTAATCTTCTCATCACTCACATGTCTCCTCTCGTCATCATGAAAGTCACATATACACTTCTCTAACATCAAATGTGAATATGATTAGATGATTTATTAGAGTATATTGGATGGAACTTATAGATGTAACAAGAACATTTGTGCATTCAACAAATTCTTTAACGATTAGAGCCTAACTAATGTATAGAGAGTATATATTTGTGTTCCcttcttaattattttctattagACCCATATTTTTTCTAGAAAGGGCTAACACAATTCCCCAACGTCAGAGCTCTGTACTAATTCTCTTCAGAAATGTTACAAGTAATTAAAGAAACGAAGAAAATCTCTATATTTTGGTTGATGACTTGATACGTCAATTCCACGAACCTAAATGAAGTTAATACCATCAAACTAGTTTGGTTCTATGTGGGGTTATATGTAAACTCTATGAAAGTAGAATCTTAATCAAATGATCGGGCATAACTGAGAAAATGAGAGGTAGGAGGAAGGAATTGAATAAGGGAAACCGGCAATAGAAAGGTGGCAGTGAATGGTAAGAAGAGAAATGGAGTTCTTTTAAAGACATAGCAAGTAGTGTAATGacgaagagaaaataaaatattactatagAGTAAGaaggagaaaaataaaataaaactcgCAGCATCATCATGAACATAAttattgtttctttctttgaaGAGGTGAGCTAGAAGAGAGCAATGAAGGTGAAATTAAAGTCGTATTTATAATCTGACGTAACGCTCATTACAATTCACAACTGTCTCAATTACTATTgcatttatattttggttttaatgatCTCTAAATCTTAGCATTTTGAACAGCTGTTATATACAAACTGATACACCTTCctctgattttatttaaatgcTCTGAACTACTTTCCTCTTCGATTTTAACCAGCTTtcattttgttttacttttttttgtactTCTTCGTCGGTAGATTTTTGTATAGATTCTACAGTCATAGCATTTACATGTTGCATGCTCAGAAACACCTAATTTAACTATGTTTAGCTATTATAAATGGAAAAAGAAAACTACATCTTGTCACTTTTCTTCCCTGGTAATTGTTTTTGCCATTTGCAAACTGTTTTTGTATTTAATCAAACATGCAATTGCTGAGgacaaaaatattgttatgGGTTCTTTTGagttaacataattttttttttcaaacatgaAAAACAAGGGAATATGTGTGTTGAGGCGAAAGTAAGCAAGGTGGGACCAAAATAAGAAGTTCTCGTTTGATCTCTAAGACTCTAACCATTCATTCTTTCACTCGTCTAAACTGTTTTTTCAACAAGTACAAAGAATCTATATAGTTTTCTCTTCAGATTTTTCTTGGGATTAGGATCAAAGCTACTACATCTTTCACAAGGTCAATTTTAGATCCTCCTTTACGTGATTGGTAAGTAATCTTTCTGCTACGCCAAGAATGTCTACTTTTCTAATAGTCAAACACAAAACGTCTAATTCTCTTATACATCTGAGAGGCAGagcacaccaaatttttttggAATATAAGTCATCGATTCCGTTATGAGATTTATAAGACCCAGGACTAGAATATGGAGACAATGACACACGTAcatatagatttttttcttcCATTAGATAACCCTCAAATGGtagaaaaatattaagaaaagatACGAAAAAGGAAAAATAGTGCTATTCACGCTCCACCctttttttatttgaagttttgtGAGTATGAAACCCTAGTTTCATCCCTTACGTACcttcttctccaagtttataAAGTGGAGCGTGATTAGCACTACTCTCATAAACAACAGCTACAtttgcaaataaataaattaaaagacaGGAATTTTTGGAggggcttttttttttgttactgatCTTTCAGTTCCTCCGAGTCTTGCGACCAGAGGAAGAAGCGGCTGGAGCGTTGGCGTTGGCGTTTGAGGCGTTTTCATGGTTGAAATCAAGAAGAACGGTGCTTTTGCATTTAGGGCATTTAGGGT
This genomic stretch from Raphanus sativus cultivar WK10039 chromosome 3, ASM80110v3, whole genome shotgun sequence harbors:
- the LOC108846147 gene encoding uncharacterized protein LOC108846147, giving the protein METPPSSTPLRRRNSISTITPAITSDIPFAIESSSTTPTSFHFELISLKPPSYTSLRDIISSPSNSSVNLPSVNGSSSPVLSTVGDISIRNPLVKQAAWSYLQPTALASSEDSPGWSRFLRGVWLHFSAGIQFLKRMFDWILQSICIHPQIVK